GGCAGCTTGCGCCGGCCCATGAACAGGAATTCGCTGCGGAACAGCCCGACGCCGACGGCGCCGGCCTTGACGGCGGCCGGCGCATCCTCGGGCATCTCGATGTTGGCCAGCAGTTCCACTTTCTGGCCGTCCAGCGTGACCGCCGGCGTGTGGCGCAGGCGGGACAGGCGGCCGCGGTCGAGCTCGCCCTGGCGCTGCTTGAAACCGTACTCGGCCAGGATGATGGGCGAGGGGTCCACGATCATCACGCCGGAGTCGCCGTCGATGATCACCCAGTCGTCCTGGCGCACCAGCTGGCTGGCGCTGCGCGCGCCGACCACCGCCGGGATGTCCATGCTGCGCGCCACGATCGCGGTGTGCGAGTTGCGCCCGCCCACGTCGGTGACGAAACCGGCGAACACGCTCTGCTTGAACTGCAGCATGTCGGCCGGCGACAGGTCGTGCGAGATCAGCACCAGCGGCACGTCCATGCTGTCGTCCATCAGCAGGTCCTGCTGGGACTTGCGCCGTGCCACGGCCGGCGGCGGCGCCACCGGCGAAGCCACGCCGGCCATGTGGCGCAGCACCCGGTCGGCCACCTGCTCGAGGTCGGCCTTGCGGCCGCGCAGGTACTCGTCCTCCATCTCGTCGAACTGGCGCGACAGCACTTCCAGCTGGGTCGTCAGGGCCCATTCCGCGTTGTAGAGGCGGTCGGTGATCCAGTGCTTGACGCCGCTGATCAGCTCTTCGTCCTGCAGCAGCATCAGGTGCACGTCCAGCAGCGCCGACAGCTCATGCGGCGCTTCCTTGGGCCCCATCTGCGCGATGGTCAGCTGCAGGCGATGGAGTTCCTCGGCCACGGCGTCGCGGCTGACCCGGATGCGCTCGATCTCGGCCTCGACCCGGTCCGCCTCGATGAAGTAGTGCGCCACGTCCACGCCGCCCGTGCCCATGAGCACGGCACGCCCGATGGCGATGCCGCGCGCAACCGCAAGGCCGTGGATCGAGAAGGTCACTTCATCTCCTCGGGGGATTCATCGGACGAACGTGGGGGCCATATGCCTTCATTCCCCTTCCCCGAACTTGTCGTTGATCAGGGCCGAGAGGGCGTCGAGCGCCTCCTGGTCGCGCTCGCCCACCGCCTCGAGGGTCACTTCGCTGCCGATGCCCGCGGCCAGCATCATCACCCCCATGATGCTCTTGGCGTTGACCCGGCGTTCCCCCTTGCTGATCCAGATCTCGCAGGGGTAGCTGGCTGCCACCTTGGTGAGCTTGGCCGAGGCGCGCGCATGCAAACCCAGCTTATTGTTGATGGTCCTGGTGATCGTGCTCATGGTTTCTTCTGGGCTGGTTCTGTGGCGCCGCGACGGCGACCTGCATCACCCCCTGTGTCCCGCCGATGACGGCCCGCGAGACCAGCGCTTCCAGCGGCTCATGCCGGTAGCTCACGCTGCGCAGCAGCATCGGCAGGTTGACGCCGGTGATCAGGCGCGACTTCACGCCGTCCACCAGGCGTTGCGCGACGTTGCTGGGCGTGGCGCCGAAGATGTCGGTCAGCACCAGCACGCCTTTGATGCCGGCCGGACGCGACAGCTGGTCCAGCGCGACCCGCGCCATCGACAGCGTCTCTTCCGGGGGCAGGTTGGGCTGCACATCGATCGCCGCCACGTGCGGGCCGCAGTCGGGAAAGACGTGCAGCGCGCAGCTGCGCAGCGCGTGCGCGAGCGGAGCATGGGCGATGATCAGGATCGCATTCACAGGTTTGCCGGGCTGAGGTTACTCATTATCCTTCGCAAGCATGAACCAGCCCCAGCCGAACAGGCAGGTAGCGAGAAAGACCGCCATCGCGCCGCGAAATGCGGCCACCGCGTCCCAACCGGCGGCCGTGAAGGCATCGACCAGCAGGCCGATGCCCCACTGCACGACGAACACGCCGGCAAAGATCACCAGGTTGTAGGCCGACAGCGCGCGGCCGGCGACCGCGGCGGGAAAGGCCATGCCGATGGCCGGTTGCGCCAGCGACACGAAGGTGGAGGACACGCAGAACAGGGCCCAGGCGCCGGCGCCGGCTTGCGGCCCGAGCGCGATGATCGCCGCCAGCGCCGCCAGGCTCAGCGGCACACCGCCGGCGATCAGCCCGTTGGTGGTGATGCCGCGGCGCTGCAGCCAGGGATTGACGAGGCCCCAGCTCCAGAAGGTGCACAGCATGCTCAGGTTGATGATGAACAGCCCGCGTGCGGCGTCCAGCGGCGCGTAGCCGGCCACCCGCACCAGCCAGGGCCCGGCCCACAGCGACTGGATCGCGATCATCCCGCCGTAGTTGAAGAAGCCCACCGGCGCCAGCCGGCGGAAGTAGGGGTGCCGCCAGACCTGCCCATAGCTGGGCTGCGGCGCGGACGCCGGCGGCGCGCCGCCTTCCCAGCGCGGCACCAGCCACGCGATCGCGACCGTTGAGGCGGCGATGCCGGCCGCCAGCAGCCAGAACACCGGGCGCCAGCCCACGGCCG
Above is a window of Ramlibacter tataouinensis DNA encoding:
- the ptsP gene encoding phosphoenolpyruvate--protein phosphotransferase, coding for MTFSIHGLAVARGIAIGRAVLMGTGGVDVAHYFIEADRVEAEIERIRVSRDAVAEELHRLQLTIAQMGPKEAPHELSALLDVHLMLLQDEELISGVKHWITDRLYNAEWALTTQLEVLSRQFDEMEDEYLRGRKADLEQVADRVLRHMAGVASPVAPPPAVARRKSQQDLLMDDSMDVPLVLISHDLSPADMLQFKQSVFAGFVTDVGGRNSHTAIVARSMDIPAVVGARSASQLVRQDDWVIIDGDSGVMIVDPSPIILAEYGFKQRQGELDRGRLSRLRHTPAVTLDGQKVELLANIEMPEDAPAAVKAGAVGVGLFRSEFLFMGRRKLPDEEEQFLAYLRAVQGMEGLPVTIRTIDVGADKPLDESLRDVAHLNPALGLRAIRWSLADPAMFLTQLRAILRAAAHGPVSMLIPMLAHASEIRQTLALIDFARTELDNRGVAHGPVKIGAMIEIPAAALTLKIFLKYFDFLSLGTNDLIQYTLAIDRADESVAHLYDPLHPAVLRLVADTIAECNRQGKMVSVCGEMAGDVAMTRLLLGLGLRCFSMHPAQILAVKQEVLRADTTRLAPWAAQVVDADDPAALLGG
- a CDS encoding HPr family phosphocarrier protein → MSTITRTINNKLGLHARASAKLTKVAASYPCEIWISKGERRVNAKSIMGVMMLAAGIGSEVTLEAVGERDQEALDALSALINDKFGEGE
- a CDS encoding PTS sugar transporter subunit IIA gives rise to the protein MNAILIIAHAPLAHALRSCALHVFPDCGPHVAAIDVQPNLPPEETLSMARVALDQLSRPAGIKGVLVLTDIFGATPSNVAQRLVDGVKSRLITGVNLPMLLRSVSYRHEPLEALVSRAVIGGTQGVMQVAVAAPQNQPRRNHEHDHQDHQQ
- a CDS encoding MFS transporter — encoded protein: MTLLSRRHAVLVFLVFAFAYFFSAVLRAITATLSPTLTREFDLNAQQLGLLAGGYFLGFAATQLPLGSWLDRHGPRKVVIGFMLVAIAGCLAFSMADGFSGLLLARVLCGVGVSACLMAPLTGYRRWLEAPAQLRANSWMLMTGSLGMVASTLPVQWLVPAVGWRPVFWLLAAGIAASTVAIAWLVPRWEGGAPPASAPQPSYGQVWRHPYFRRLAPVGFFNYGGMIAIQSLWAGPWLVRVAGYAPLDAARGLFIINLSMLCTFWSWGLVNPWLQRRGITTNGLIAGGVPLSLAALAAIIALGPQAGAGAWALFCVSSTFVSLAQPAIGMAFPAAVAGRALSAYNLVIFAGVFVVQWGIGLLVDAFTAAGWDAVAAFRGAMAVFLATCLFGWGWFMLAKDNE